A single window of Pseudophryne corroboree isolate aPseCor3 chromosome 5, aPseCor3.hap2, whole genome shotgun sequence DNA harbors:
- the LOC134927441 gene encoding zinc finger protein 862-like, translating into MPTLKRKVKEHERKTKEIGKKCLKINQMFSGKKKKINAAELDPVPSTSDPVPSTSDPVPSTSDPVPTDNQCTSQDNSLATVNTNCSNVDDSVSTSCNVIVNENTIDVHSQSSISLANCSQNLECDTSPPIILDDDLSEERCSSNEDTDIINDIGVSASPKKKSKHKVGFQIKWKREFPWLSCKKNGERESLLCKLCLKHLLNDTKYNKSPWMNSGMSTVRRDKIKEHSVSEMHKAAMQTEIIGCNAEASQNRKNRPESEEFKAVECAMKCLDFLIQHNIPHTTVFKPFVVFCIEELKSPVLAPLNKSKNASYTSYQTINEFVNSMASVQREKVILSLQKSPSFSVMSDETTDVSNRKHLATAAKYIKDGEVSVSFINDTEIPDGKSETIFNALSQTIEDCGGFEKLVGFGSDGASSMVGHRDGVAAKLKAKNNKIISIHCHNHRLALATKNTFESLNPFLKMDEVLTSIYKYYKYSSVRSKTLEEIQRVFTKCKGTKIKKASHTRWLSHENAINSIRINYHSIIVDLENAVVTGQSRTTSGVSGPTAEGLLKHLKNFHFFQLIHFLCDVLSLLSKLVLIFERRDIDLSTIHSNVSITLGALKNLKRKPGGQFCRNLENAARKIGIQAPIAAENCKFEEDARCFLDLLVQNISERMHNIAILDHLSVLDMRHLNADKGVGFYGVAEMAQLADFYQLDEDLLLSEWEDFKSVFLQTEEENSDNERLSMVNVYKTLEKSEDTIGVAFPLIQKLVSVGCVLPLSTAEVERTFSQVKLILTDHRNRLKVENVNSILAIKLNGKVNYREAVKHWMKKQRRIFSCRPHTAGHRPHSTIRNTCTVDCEQQPRTTHIN; encoded by the exons atGCCTACTCTTAAAAGGAAAGTGAAAGAACATGAAAGAAAAACCAAGGAAATaggcaaaaaatgtttgaaaaTCAATCAAATGTTTTCAGGAAAAAAGAAG aaaataaatgcagcagagttagatcctgtacccagcacctctgatcctgtacccagcacctctgatcctgtacccagcacctctgatcctgtacccacAGATAATCAATGCACTTCCCAAGATAATTCACTGGCCACAGTTAACACAAATTGCAGCAATGTAGATGACTCGGTATCGACGTCATGTAATGTCATTGTTAATGAAAACACCATAGATGTGCATTCTCAATCCTCCATCTCTCTTGCCAACTGTTCTCAGAATTTAGAGTGTGACACCTCACCCCCTATTATTTTGGATGATGACCTATCTGAAGAAAGGTGCTCTTCTAATGAAGATACAGATATAATAAATGACATTGGGGTTAGTGCTTCTCCAAAAAAAAAGTCAAAACATAAAGTTGGTTTCCAAATAAAATGGAAAAGAGAGTTTCCGTGGCTTAGttgtaaaaaaaatggtgaaagagAATCTCTACTCTGCAAGCTGTGTTTAAAACATCTGTTGAACGACACAAAATACAACAAATCTCCATGGATGAATAGTGGGATGAGCACAGTAAGGCGCGATAAAATTAAGGAGCATTCTGTTTCCGAGATGCACAAGGCAGCAATGCAAACTGAAATAATCGGTTGTAATGCTGAGGCTTCACAGAACAGAAAAAATAGACCAGAGTCAGAGGAATTCAAAGCTGTGGAATGTGCTATGAAGTGCCTGGATTTTCTAATCCAGCATAATATACCACATACAACTGTTTTTAAACCATTTGTTGTTTTCTGTATAGAAGAATTAAAGTCTCCAGTTTTAGCCCCTCTGAACAAATCTAAAAATGCCTCATATACAAGCTACCAAACAATCAACGAATTTGTTAATTCGATGGCCAGTGTTCAAAGAGAGAAAGTTATCTTGTCTTTACAGAAGAGTCCATCATTTTCAGTTATGTCAGATGAAACTACTGATGTCAGCAACAGAAAACACTTGGCAACTGCtgcaaaatatataaaagatgGAGAAGTCAGTGTGTCCTTTATTAATGATACAGAAATTCCAGATGGAAAATCAGAAACTATTTTCAATGCTCTTTCACAGACTATAGAAGACTGTGGAGGGTTTGAGAAATTAGTAGGCTTTGGAAGTGACGGCGCCAGTTCAATGGTTGGTCACCGTGATGGAGTAGCAGCCAAACTAAAGGCCAAAAATAATAAGATTATTTCAATACATTGTCACAATCATCGTTTAGCTCTTGCAACAAAAAATACATTTGAATCTTTGAATCCTTTCCTGAAAATGGATGAAGTATTAACAAGTATTTACAAATACTATAAATACAGCTCTGTGAGGAGCAAAACTTTGGAAGAAATACAAAGAGTATTTACTAAATGTAAGGGAACAAAAATAAAAAAGGCTAGCCACACAAGATGGCTATCACATGAAAATGCTATTAATTCAATAAGAATTAATTATCATTCGATCATTGTCGATTTGGAAAATGCTGTTGTAACTGGACAGTCAAGGACTACAAGTGGTGTGAGTGGGCCAACTGCTGAAGGACTTCTCAAACATctgaaaaattttcatttttttcaattaATTCACTTTCTTTGTGATGTACTGAGCCTGCTTTCCAAATTAGTTTTAATCTTTGAAAGAAGAGATATTGACTTGTCTACAATACACAGCAATGTTTCCATTACGCTTGGTGCTTTGAAAAATTTAAAGCGTAAGCCTGGGggtcagttttgcaggaacctggAAAATGCTGCAAGAAAAATAGGAATTCAGGCTCCTATAGCAGCAGAAAATTGTAAGTTTGAAGAAGATGCAAGGTGTTTTCTAGATCTATTGGTCCAAAACATTTCAGAGAGGATGCATAATATAGCTATACTTGATCATCTAAGTGTCTTAGATATGAGGCATCTTAATGCAGACAAAGGTGTGGGATTTTATGGTGTGGCCGAAATGGCACAGCTTGCTGATTTTTATCAACTGGACGAAGATCTTCTGTTATCAGAATGGGAAGACTTTAAATCTGTATTCTTACAAACGGAAGAAGAAAATTCTGATAATGAAAGATTGTCCATGGTCAACGTGTACAAGACTTTAGAAAAATCTGAAGACACAATTGGCGTAGCATTTCCTCTAATTCAGAAACTTGTTTCAGTTGGCTGTGTTCTACCACTCTCAACTGCTGAAGTTGAAAGAACTTTTTCGCAAGTTAAATTAATCTTAACAGATCACAGAAACCGTCTCAAGGTGGAAAATGTCAACAGCATATTAGCCATTAAGCTAAATGGCAAGGTAAACTACAGAGAGGCGGTAAAGCACTGGATGAAAAAGCAAAGAAGAATATTTTCTTGTAGACCACACACAGCTGGCCACCGACCACACTCTACAATCAGAAACACCTGTACTGTAGATTGTGAGCAACAACCAAGGACAACGCACATAAACTGA